The following are from one region of the Halobellus limi genome:
- a CDS encoding sugar phosphate nucleotidyltransferase, translating to MTSIDRAVVLAAGEGRRTRPLTRYQPKPMLRVAGRPILEYPLDALADNGIESVVLVVGHGKNRIQNHFESSYRTLDLTYVTQSTQLGSGHALQMAAEYAGETFLVVNGDNVIDATMVRGTVDRYAESDAAACLAVASSNRTGEYGTVGIRDGLVERIDEDEHSSSARVNTGVYAFDRTIFDALERTDFVDGERPLTGAIDELTGDVVAATPNGVWFDPSYPWDLLSTNRTLIYSHPDLVAAEGPVDDSARVHDSAVVGENVLVGPDCKVSAGAVVRDGTCLHASTTVGENTVLEGSIVGPDSRVGANAVLRDTIVGGGATIGDGTVSPGRSATVVLDGIEYTDKRMGGIVADRATVGSNVTITPGCRIGPRGNVASGVDLGYDVAEGAEVRG from the coding sequence ATGACTTCGATCGATCGAGCGGTCGTCCTCGCCGCGGGCGAGGGTCGTCGGACCCGCCCGCTGACTCGGTATCAGCCCAAGCCGATGCTTCGGGTGGCCGGTCGGCCCATACTCGAATACCCGCTGGACGCGCTCGCAGACAACGGGATCGAGTCCGTGGTCCTGGTGGTGGGACACGGGAAAAACCGGATCCAGAACCACTTCGAGAGCAGCTATCGGACGCTGGATCTCACCTACGTCACGCAGTCGACCCAGCTGGGTAGCGGTCACGCGCTCCAGATGGCGGCGGAGTACGCCGGCGAGACGTTTCTCGTCGTCAACGGCGACAACGTCATCGACGCGACGATGGTGCGCGGAACCGTCGACCGATACGCCGAGTCGGACGCCGCGGCCTGTCTCGCCGTCGCGTCCTCGAACCGGACGGGAGAGTACGGGACGGTCGGGATTCGAGACGGGCTCGTCGAACGGATCGACGAGGACGAACACAGCAGCTCCGCGCGCGTGAACACGGGCGTGTACGCGTTCGATCGGACGATATTCGACGCGCTCGAACGGACAGACTTCGTCGACGGCGAGCGACCGCTGACGGGCGCGATCGACGAACTCACGGGGGACGTGGTCGCGGCGACGCCGAACGGCGTCTGGTTCGACCCGTCGTACCCCTGGGACCTCCTCTCGACGAATCGGACCCTCATCTATTCGCACCCGGACCTCGTCGCAGCCGAGGGGCCCGTCGACGACTCCGCCCGGGTGCACGACTCGGCCGTCGTCGGCGAGAACGTCCTGGTCGGTCCCGACTGTAAGGTGTCCGCCGGCGCCGTCGTCCGTGACGGGACGTGTCTCCACGCGAGCACGACCGTGGGGGAGAACACCGTGTTGGAGGGGTCCATCGTCGGCCCCGACTCGCGCGTGGGCGCCAACGCCGTGCTCCGGGACACGATCGTCGGCGGCGGGGCGACGATCGGCGACGGCACCGTCTCGCCGGGACGGTCGGCGACGGTCGTACTCGACGGCATCGAGTACACCGACAAACGGATGGGCGGAATCGTCGCCGACCGCGCGACGGTCGGATCCAACGTCACGATCACGCCCGGGTGTCGAATCGGGCCACGGGGGAACGTCGCCTCCGGCGTCGACCTGG
- a CDS encoding HalOD1 output domain-containing protein, whose amino-acid sequence MNPSQVTPRGAAPNADGSTVYRTRRDPDASATVSVVRAVAEVEDVTPGDLPVLGDVIDPEALDGVFEGDQRVGRSTARLSFDYCGYTVTVTDDVVALDVR is encoded by the coding sequence ATGAATCCGTCCCAAGTGACTCCCCGGGGCGCGGCACCGAACGCCGACGGGTCGACGGTCTATCGGACCCGTCGAGACCCCGACGCGTCTGCAACCGTCTCGGTCGTCAGGGCTGTCGCCGAAGTCGAAGACGTAACACCGGGCGATCTGCCCGTACTGGGAGACGTGATCGATCCGGAGGCGCTCGACGGCGTGTTCGAAGGCGACCAGCGTGTGGGTCGATCGACCGCCCGATTATCGTTCGACTACTGTGGGTACACCGTCACCGTCACCGACGACGTAGTCGCTCTGGACGTCCGGTGA
- a CDS encoding FG-GAP repeat domain-containing protein encodes MRFEHHAIDDSPPCGRLFICEPTDLTGDGYPDLIVGGMGAEDLPVLGDRNVPLLGRLFRRLEDDLFWYENPGAGRHGGDSEWTRHAISSATHLHALGGTLGDVNGNGRLDLIVGQGYGHSDIYWFEQPTNPRDRWKRHLVADDFSKYHDLAFGDVDNDGEPEIVGLSQESETVFYYDVPADPYQSPWPSEQLTVVSRGVDVEGLAIVDIDGDGDNELIAGTAIYRHAEATDRRDQQSGQPVETDGGESPGLAPEWTREHVVTGWDWTRVAVGDLDDDGELEIVFAEGDSPIYGEHMGRVGWFDPPDWEPHILGDDLYCPHTVQVADFDGNGSPDVYVAEMGLGENDESAQHIRFHNQGGGEFREEIVETAIPTHEAKAVDVDGDGRLDVVGKSFEPNVHVDVWYNRA; translated from the coding sequence ATGCGATTCGAGCACCACGCTATCGACGACTCGCCGCCGTGTGGGCGCCTCTTCATCTGTGAGCCCACCGACCTGACCGGCGACGGGTACCCCGATCTGATCGTCGGGGGGATGGGTGCGGAAGACCTCCCCGTACTCGGAGACCGGAACGTCCCGCTCCTCGGGCGGCTGTTCCGGCGCCTCGAGGACGACCTGTTCTGGTACGAAAACCCCGGTGCGGGTCGGCACGGCGGCGACTCGGAGTGGACGCGACACGCGATCTCCTCGGCGACACATCTCCACGCGCTCGGAGGCACGCTCGGCGACGTCAACGGGAACGGGCGCCTGGACCTGATCGTCGGGCAGGGGTACGGCCACAGCGACATCTACTGGTTCGAACAGCCGACGAACCCGCGGGACCGGTGGAAGAGACACCTGGTCGCGGACGACTTCTCGAAGTACCACGATCTGGCCTTCGGCGACGTCGACAACGACGGCGAGCCCGAGATCGTCGGTCTCTCCCAGGAGAGCGAGACCGTCTTTTATTACGACGTCCCGGCCGACCCCTACCAGTCGCCGTGGCCGAGTGAGCAGCTGACGGTCGTCAGTCGCGGCGTCGACGTCGAAGGGCTCGCGATCGTCGACATCGACGGTGACGGCGACAACGAACTGATCGCCGGAACGGCGATTTACCGCCACGCAGAGGCGACGGACCGACGGGACCAGCAGTCCGGTCAGCCGGTCGAGACCGATGGCGGCGAATCGCCCGGGCTGGCACCGGAGTGGACGCGAGAACACGTCGTCACCGGGTGGGACTGGACCCGCGTCGCCGTCGGCGACCTCGACGACGACGGCGAACTGGAGATCGTGTTCGCCGAGGGCGACTCGCCGATCTACGGGGAACATATGGGTCGAGTCGGGTGGTTCGACCCTCCGGACTGGGAGCCCCACATCCTCGGCGACGACCTGTACTGCCCCCATACGGTGCAGGTCGCCGACTTCGACGGAAACGGCTCTCCCGACGTCTACGTCGCCGAGATGGGCCTCGGAGAGAACGACGAGTCGGCACAGCACATCCGGTTTCACAACCAGGGCGGCGGCGAGTTCAGAGAGGAGATCGTCGAAACGGCGATCCCGACCCACGAGGCGAAAGCCGTCGACGTCGACGGGGACGGCCGGCTCGACGTCGTCGGAAAATCCTTCGAGCCGAACGTCCACGTGGACGTCTGGTACAACCGGGCCTGA
- a CDS encoding DUF7563 family protein produces the protein MSDRNASTATTRQCRRCGSAVSKQFIRVFGVDNTVHGCLNCLTRTQLAIGEAAVRGDGEASPERPRWPTSDLP, from the coding sequence ATGTCCGATCGAAACGCCTCAACGGCGACGACCCGACAGTGTCGGCGGTGTGGATCGGCAGTCAGCAAACAGTTCATCCGGGTCTTCGGTGTCGACAACACCGTTCACGGGTGCCTCAACTGTCTCACCCGAACGCAGTTGGCCATCGGGGAGGCGGCGGTTCGCGGCGACGGAGAGGCGTCGCCCGAGCGGCCTCGATGGCCGACCAGCGACCTCCCGTGA
- a CDS encoding HalOD1 output domain-containing protein: MKERPEQAVYRYDWEDVPPSVAVVEALSDSTGRDSTDLPTLNDSIDPDALDALCSDSTNDREAVTVTFAYADHTVTVLGDGAVVLDRDRTAHRLDQ, translated from the coding sequence ATGAAAGAGCGGCCCGAACAGGCGGTCTACAGGTACGACTGGGAGGACGTTCCGCCGTCTGTCGCCGTCGTCGAGGCGCTCAGCGACAGCACCGGTCGCGACTCCACCGATCTCCCGACGTTGAACGACTCGATCGATCCCGACGCCCTCGATGCGCTGTGCTCGGACTCGACGAACGATCGAGAAGCGGTCACAGTGACGTTCGCCTACGCGGACCATACGGTCACGGTTCTCGGGGACGGAGCGGTGGTCCTGGACCGGGATCGGACGGCCCACCGACTCGATCAGTGA
- a CDS encoding DUF7344 domain-containing protein: protein MSPASGGEKLSTAEALELLASETRYRLLRAFCESDLGSDARIALPELLETISETSTEGGDGPGSESDRERERLAVELRHNHLPRLDGRDVIDWDTEADTVARGPTFDELRPLVELIDEHGDELPERW, encoded by the coding sequence ATGAGTCCGGCGAGTGGGGGTGAGAAACTGTCGACCGCGGAGGCGCTGGAACTCCTCGCAAGCGAGACGCGGTACCGGCTCCTTCGCGCCTTCTGTGAGTCCGATCTCGGGAGCGACGCGCGGATCGCCCTGCCGGAGTTACTGGAGACCATCTCGGAGACGTCGACGGAGGGCGGAGACGGACCCGGTTCCGAGAGCGACCGCGAACGGGAACGGCTCGCAGTCGAACTCCGTCACAATCACCTCCCGCGGCTGGACGGTCGGGACGTCATCGACTGGGATACGGAGGCCGACACCGTGGCACGGGGGCCGACGTTCGACGAGTTGCGCCCGCTCGTCGAACTCATCGACGAGCACGGCGACGAATTGCCGGAGCGCTGGTGA
- a CDS encoding IclR family transcriptional regulator, giving the protein MTDNESTVKTTQTSLEMLSTIRELGGARTNEIVEAHDVAKSTAHKHLTTLERAGYLRKVGERYYIGYKFLNLGEYAREQWPWFSAVKEAVEELAERTEEECDFVVDDHGRVITVVESYHKWAKYGSDDGTKRYRANIGTYYPMHATGSGLAILASYPRDRVEAIVDDRGLPALTAQTITSRAELFEELDRIDERGYAVGDRYYTEGLRSVAKVVTGADGTALGAFSVSGPTYRIDGSVLDREIPRALADVVDSLESELADAPRA; this is encoded by the coding sequence ATGACCGACAACGAATCGACGGTGAAAACGACGCAGACGTCGCTGGAGATGCTCTCGACGATCCGCGAACTCGGCGGCGCACGGACGAACGAGATCGTCGAGGCGCACGACGTCGCCAAGAGCACGGCGCACAAGCACCTCACGACGCTCGAACGAGCGGGGTATCTCCGGAAGGTCGGCGAGCGCTACTACATCGGCTACAAGTTCTTGAATCTCGGCGAGTACGCCCGCGAGCAGTGGCCGTGGTTCTCGGCGGTCAAGGAGGCCGTCGAGGAACTGGCCGAGCGGACCGAAGAGGAGTGCGACTTCGTCGTCGACGACCACGGCCGGGTCATCACTGTCGTCGAGTCCTACCACAAGTGGGCGAAGTACGGGAGCGACGACGGGACGAAGCGGTATCGGGCGAACATCGGCACCTACTATCCGATGCACGCGACCGGGTCCGGCCTCGCGATCCTCGCGTCGTATCCCAGAGACCGCGTCGAGGCGATCGTCGACGACAGGGGCCTTCCAGCACTCACAGCACAGACCATCACGTCCCGTGCGGAACTGTTCGAGGAACTGGATCGGATCGACGAACGGGGATACGCCGTTGGAGACCGGTACTACACGGAGGGTCTTCGAAGCGTCGCGAAGGTGGTGACCGGGGCCGATGGAACCGCGCTGGGCGCGTTCAGCGTCTCGGGCCCGACGTACCGGATCGACGGCTCGGTGCTCGACCGTGAGATACCGCGGGCGCTGGCGGACGTGGTCGACTCGCTGGAGTCCGAACTCGCGGACGCGCCCCGGGCGTAA
- a CDS encoding iron-containing alcohol dehydrogenase codes for MSLGEYTFSFPIWVEFGNGKSERAGEVIDAKGWESALVVTDRGIRTAGILDGVESSLEAEGIEYEVYDEIEPNPTTAMVHDALETLNAGDFDVVVAVGGGSVIDTAKCATLLKTNSGELSEYEVNVPEDVTAGSIENHPHPLITIPTTAGTGSEVDYWAVITAPDREFKMAIGQPPLYPDGPYLGAEISLVDPELTASLPPRQTAATGFDAFSHALENHVAAGAPELVKPYTKHVMGLVPEHLPDAYETGDMEAREQMLYGSHMAGFCENFAGFGAVHSLAEVTGGMYPEIPHGEAIAVFTPPVMRYNLEEYPARYAEVAEAMGLDTDGLSDVEAAREAVEAVEALIDEVDLPSSLSELDVDEDDLPEIAEKSLETIEIHDNPRDADAEDLLGVARDAY; via the coding sequence ATGAGCCTCGGCGAGTACACCTTCTCGTTCCCGATCTGGGTCGAGTTCGGGAACGGGAAGAGCGAGCGGGCCGGCGAAGTGATCGACGCGAAGGGGTGGGAGAGCGCGCTGGTCGTCACCGACCGGGGTATCAGAACGGCCGGCATCCTCGACGGCGTCGAGTCCTCGCTCGAAGCCGAGGGGATCGAGTACGAGGTCTACGACGAAATCGAGCCCAACCCGACGACGGCGATGGTCCACGACGCCCTGGAGACGCTGAACGCCGGCGACTTCGACGTGGTCGTCGCGGTGGGCGGCGGGAGCGTCATCGACACCGCGAAGTGCGCGACGCTTCTGAAGACCAACTCCGGGGAACTTTCGGAGTACGAGGTGAACGTCCCGGAGGACGTCACCGCGGGCAGTATCGAGAACCACCCGCACCCGCTCATAACGATCCCGACGACGGCCGGGACCGGGAGCGAGGTGGACTACTGGGCCGTGATCACCGCGCCCGACAGGGAGTTCAAGATGGCGATCGGTCAACCCCCGCTGTACCCCGATGGGCCGTACCTCGGCGCCGAGATCTCGCTGGTGGACCCCGAACTGACCGCGTCGCTCCCGCCGCGGCAGACCGCTGCGACCGGGTTCGACGCGTTCTCCCACGCCCTGGAGAACCACGTCGCCGCCGGGGCGCCCGAACTCGTCAAGCCGTACACGAAACACGTGATGGGGCTCGTCCCGGAGCACCTCCCCGACGCCTACGAGACGGGTGATATGGAGGCTCGCGAGCAGATGCTGTACGGGTCGCACATGGCGGGCTTCTGTGAGAACTTCGCCGGATTCGGCGCGGTCCACTCCCTCGCCGAGGTGACCGGCGGGATGTATCCCGAGATCCCCCACGGCGAGGCGATCGCGGTGTTCACGCCGCCGGTGATGCGGTACAACCTCGAGGAGTACCCCGCCCGCTACGCGGAGGTCGCCGAAGCGATGGGGCTCGACACCGACGGGCTGTCCGACGTCGAAGCCGCACGCGAGGCGGTCGAGGCGGTCGAGGCCCTGATCGACGAGGTCGACCTTCCCTCGAGCCTGAGCGAACTCGACGTCGACGAGGACGACCTCCCCGAGATCGCCGAGAAGTCACTCGAGACGATCGAGATCCACGACAACCCCCGCGACGCCGACGCCGAGGACTTGCTCGGAGTCGCCCGCGACGCGTACTGA
- a CDS encoding aldehyde dehydrogenase family protein yields the protein MDSTRPDSGTIAERHRSKHREATADVEFGAWIDGERRTGGPKQGIEDPVIGESIVDVPQSDAGDVDDAVDAAWDTFEGGWEDTTVRDRSERLFEWAEVLADHVEELTLLECLDCGKPISQARGEVEGAIDTLEFYASAIRGQRGSEVPAGEDLHLYTKREPYGVVGQVVPWNYPLWAAAWKLGPALAAGNACVLKPASDTPLSTVRAAQLSAGVFPDGALNVVPGSGSEVGQAIAEHEEIRKVSFTGSTGVGSGVMRAAADRVAPVTLELGGKSPFIVFPDADLDKVVQAVADGIFYSTGEICDAFSRALVHESIADEFTERFVEAAESYVLGDPLDEETTMGPLTSKSQFETVTDYVETGKEEANLLCGGGRPDDPELTDGYYVEPTVFDGVTNDMTVGCEEIFGPVQTIQTFESYDEAIELANDTQYGLASGIGTESTSLVHQTADDLDAGLVYVNEYGPIMPDAPYGGFKRSGFGKDLGLEALDHYQRQKSVYVNLDEPEL from the coding sequence ATGGACAGTACGCGACCAGACAGTGGTACGATCGCCGAGCGACACCGCTCGAAACACCGGGAGGCGACGGCCGACGTCGAGTTCGGCGCGTGGATCGACGGCGAGCGCCGCACCGGGGGACCGAAACAGGGGATCGAGGATCCGGTGATCGGTGAATCGATCGTCGACGTCCCACAGTCCGACGCCGGCGACGTCGACGACGCCGTCGACGCGGCGTGGGACACCTTCGAAGGCGGATGGGAGGACACCACCGTCCGCGACCGGTCGGAGCGCCTCTTCGAGTGGGCCGAGGTCCTAGCGGATCACGTCGAGGAACTCACGTTGCTGGAGTGTCTGGACTGCGGCAAGCCGATCTCGCAGGCCCGCGGCGAGGTCGAGGGCGCGATCGACACCCTGGAGTTCTACGCGTCCGCGATTCGGGGGCAACGCGGCAGCGAGGTACCGGCAGGAGAGGATCTCCACCTCTACACGAAACGGGAGCCCTACGGCGTCGTCGGACAGGTCGTCCCCTGGAACTACCCCCTGTGGGCGGCCGCCTGGAAACTCGGTCCGGCGCTCGCCGCGGGCAACGCGTGCGTCCTGAAGCCCGCCAGCGACACGCCGCTGTCGACGGTCCGCGCCGCGCAGCTCTCGGCGGGCGTCTTCCCCGACGGCGCGCTCAACGTCGTGCCGGGATCGGGCAGCGAGGTCGGGCAGGCGATCGCGGAACACGAAGAGATTCGGAAGGTCTCGTTCACCGGTAGCACCGGCGTCGGCAGCGGGGTGATGCGCGCGGCCGCCGACCGGGTCGCGCCGGTGACGCTGGAACTCGGCGGCAAGTCCCCGTTCATCGTCTTCCCCGACGCGGATCTCGACAAGGTCGTCCAGGCCGTCGCCGACGGTATCTTCTACAGCACCGGCGAGATCTGCGACGCCTTCTCCCGGGCGTTAGTCCACGAATCGATCGCCGACGAATTCACCGAGCGGTTCGTCGAGGCGGCCGAATCCTACGTATTGGGGGACCCGCTCGACGAGGAGACGACGATGGGGCCACTGACCTCGAAGAGCCAGTTCGAGACCGTAACCGACTACGTCGAGACCGGCAAGGAGGAGGCGAATCTGCTCTGTGGCGGCGGGCGGCCGGACGACCCGGAGCTGACCGACGGCTACTACGTCGAACCGACCGTCTTCGACGGCGTGACGAACGACATGACCGTCGGCTGCGAGGAGATCTTCGGGCCGGTCCAGACGATCCAGACGTTCGAGAGCTACGACGAGGCGATCGAACTCGCGAACGACACGCAGTACGGGCTCGCCTCCGGCATCGGGACCGAGAGCACGTCGCTCGTCCATCAGACCGCCGACGACCTGGACGCCGGCCTCGTGTACGTCAACGAGTACGGGCCGATTATGCCAGACGCGCCCTACGGCGGGTTCAAGCGGTCGGGCTTCGGGAAGGACCTGGGGCTGGAGGCCCTCGATCACTACCAGCGTCAGAAGAGCGTATACGTGAACCTCGACGAGCCCGAACTCTAA
- a CDS encoding metallophosphoesterase family protein gives MGILSDIKEKLNQENASRESAGMDKDPGVTRLFFATDIHGSTACWRKFVNSADFYDADVLILGGDTTGKAIFPIVDEGDRYTYTRQGDEHSITDEAELDDLLESLENTGYYPYVMEQAEYETLQDAEDADERQNEIFISEMKDRIEEWIQFGEERLDDTPVYASPGNDDPFEIDEVWESSELVRLVEGEVVDVGQGYQMASSGWTHPTPWDTDREESEEELRERLEDVVAGIDDYDRAIFNFHEPPYDSGLDEAPELDEDLRPKFGAQSTEPVGSESVREIIEEYQPPLSLHGHIHESRGEAEIGETTAINPGSVYSEGSLQGAVVDLTPEVDVVGLVRG, from the coding sequence ATGGGAATCCTATCCGACATCAAGGAGAAGCTCAACCAGGAGAACGCCTCGCGGGAGAGCGCCGGGATGGACAAAGACCCGGGGGTGACCCGTCTCTTCTTCGCGACGGACATCCACGGGTCCACGGCGTGTTGGCGGAAGTTCGTCAACAGCGCGGACTTCTACGACGCCGACGTGCTGATACTCGGCGGCGACACCACGGGCAAGGCGATATTCCCGATCGTCGACGAGGGCGACCGCTACACCTACACGCGGCAGGGCGACGAGCACTCGATCACCGACGAGGCCGAACTCGACGACCTGCTGGAGTCGCTGGAAAACACGGGCTACTACCCGTACGTGATGGAGCAGGCGGAGTACGAGACGCTACAGGACGCCGAGGACGCCGACGAGCGCCAGAACGAGATCTTCATCTCCGAGATGAAAGACCGCATCGAAGAGTGGATCCAGTTCGGCGAGGAGCGGCTCGACGACACGCCCGTGTACGCCAGCCCCGGCAACGACGACCCCTTCGAGATCGACGAGGTGTGGGAGTCCTCAGAGCTCGTCCGCCTCGTGGAGGGCGAGGTCGTCGACGTCGGGCAGGGATACCAGATGGCCAGTTCCGGGTGGACGCACCCGACGCCGTGGGACACGGACCGCGAGGAGTCCGAGGAGGAGCTCCGCGAGCGACTCGAAGACGTCGTCGCGGGGATCGACGATTACGACCGGGCGATCTTCAACTTCCACGAACCGCCGTACGACTCGGGCCTCGACGAGGCCCCTGAACTGGACGAGGACCTCCGCCCGAAGTTCGGCGCGCAGTCGACAGAGCCCGTCGGGAGCGAATCGGTCCGAGAGATCATCGAGGAGTACCAGCCGCCGCTGTCGCTGCACGGACACATCCACGAGTCCCGCGGGGAGGCCGAGATCGGCGAGACGACCGCGATCAACCCCGGAAGCGTCTACTCGGAGGGGTCGCTCCAGGGGGCCGTCGTCGATCTCACGCCGGAGGTCGACGTCGTCGGCCTCGTCCGGGGGTAG
- a CDS encoding APC family permease, with amino-acid sequence MSGDDTLFVREATGLVRDWSSYDAGIYAFLSVNIVTLGFYIWTFNAFIPQGSPILATLIAVVAITLQNVVYATLVASMPRVGGDYVWQSRLLSGFWGFFLSWPGWVFILWLWVPIYGSILSWLVLGPVSALFGFVELANFWNSSLGLFASSMIVVAFVFIYVSLGMKWYARIQQTLFYLGVVGLLIFVGGLLTTNPAQFQSAFDSQMAAWGMDTTYNGIVEGTEVSFASLWSLNWGASYKLFPMLLFWIMWTVWGSTLFGEVREAGEFKKMFGVFEGALIAAAGLAIVLWPLFDSAIGYTFYQALNYNYFVGAGAQQWLSSPTTLAAIAMGNGVLAKLMAILMAGWFFAWSGTVFLSSTRVIFATAFDRTIPEVFSEVKGRYNTPIYAILLMAIPAAILTVIYFFAPGFQTLTLAATFAIAVTFLGSTIACMLFPWRRPELFSKNPVSKYEIAGVPVVSIVAGVYVLILLSVFYLWATESVYGLNNMRSMGFLGVLYLLSAIIYVGMKYYRAQEGVDLDNLHSEIPKD; translated from the coding sequence ATGTCAGGGGACGATACCCTATTCGTTCGAGAAGCGACGGGGCTAGTTCGAGACTGGTCCTCGTACGACGCAGGAATATACGCGTTCCTGTCGGTAAACATCGTCACGTTGGGCTTCTACATCTGGACGTTCAACGCGTTCATCCCCCAGGGAAGCCCGATACTGGCGACGTTGATCGCGGTCGTCGCGATCACGTTACAGAACGTCGTGTACGCGACGCTCGTGGCCTCGATGCCGCGCGTCGGCGGCGACTACGTGTGGCAGAGTCGGCTGTTGAGCGGGTTCTGGGGGTTCTTCCTCTCGTGGCCCGGCTGGGTGTTCATCCTGTGGCTGTGGGTGCCGATCTACGGTTCGATCCTCTCGTGGCTCGTGCTGGGGCCGGTCTCGGCGCTCTTCGGGTTCGTCGAACTGGCGAACTTCTGGAACTCGAGTCTGGGGCTCTTCGCCTCCTCGATGATCGTCGTGGCGTTCGTGTTCATCTACGTGAGCCTCGGGATGAAGTGGTACGCGCGGATCCAACAGACGCTGTTTTACCTCGGCGTCGTCGGCCTTCTCATCTTCGTCGGCGGGCTGCTCACGACGAACCCCGCACAGTTCCAGTCGGCGTTCGACTCTCAGATGGCCGCGTGGGGGATGGACACGACCTACAACGGCATCGTCGAGGGAACCGAAGTTAGCTTCGCCTCGCTTTGGAGCCTCAACTGGGGGGCGTCCTACAAGCTCTTCCCGATGCTCCTGTTCTGGATAATGTGGACCGTCTGGGGTTCGACCCTGTTCGGCGAGGTCCGCGAGGCGGGCGAGTTCAAGAAGATGTTCGGCGTCTTCGAGGGTGCGCTGATCGCCGCGGCCGGACTCGCGATCGTCCTGTGGCCGCTCTTCGATTCCGCGATCGGGTACACGTTCTACCAGGCGCTGAACTACAACTACTTCGTCGGCGCGGGCGCCCAGCAGTGGCTCTCCTCGCCGACGACGCTGGCGGCGATCGCGATGGGCAACGGCGTCCTCGCGAAGCTGATGGCGATCCTGATGGCCGGGTGGTTCTTCGCGTGGTCGGGGACGGTGTTCCTCTCCTCGACGCGCGTCATCTTCGCGACGGCGTTCGACCGGACCATCCCCGAGGTCTTCTCGGAGGTCAAGGGACGGTACAACACGCCCATCTACGCGATCCTGCTGATGGCGATCCCGGCCGCGATCCTCACGGTGATCTACTTCTTCGCTCCCGGCTTCCAGACGCTGACCCTGGCGGCGACGTTCGCGATCGCCGTGACGTTCCTCGGGTCGACGATCGCCTGTATGCTGTTCCCGTGGCGGCGCCCGGAACTGTTCTCGAAGAACCCGGTCTCGAAGTACGAGATCGCCGGCGTCCCGGTCGTCTCGATCGTCGCGGGCGTCTACGTCCTGATCCTGCTCTCGGTGTTCTACCTCTGGGCGACCGAGAGCGTCTACGGGCTCAACAACATGCGCTCTATGGGGTTCCTCGGCGTCCTCTATCTCCTCTCGGCGATCATCTACGTCGGGATGAAGTACTACAGAGCCCAGGAGGGCGTCGACCTCGACAACCTCCACTCTGAGATCCCCAAGGACTGA